From the genome of Thermogutta terrifontis, one region includes:
- a CDS encoding DUF2905 domain-containing protein — MDLSSVGKMLILLGLVVMVLGGILWLLHFVPLQVGRLPGDIHIRGERWSFYFPITTCILLSIVLTLVLNVVLRLMR; from the coding sequence ATGGACCTCTCATCAGTGGGAAAGATGCTGATTCTGCTGGGCCTGGTGGTGATGGTCCTGGGCGGAATTCTCTGGCTGCTTCACTTCGTGCCTTTGCAGGTGGGACGATTGCCGGGCGATATCCACATCCGCGGTGAGCGCTGGTCGTTTTATTTTCCCATCACAACCTGCATCCTTTTGAGTATTGTGCTCACCCTTGTGCTCAACGTGGTGCTTCGCCTCATGCGGTAA
- a CDS encoding glycosyltransferase translates to MVQSHPQGARSPTQSTRRIVLFSSQVTWGGGEEQLRLLAEGLANSGWTVLTAAPAQSRLARSLAEVGQAVTALPGRGRNPRAWWQFRRILRDFRPRILWMNDPHAILHGLVAAFGLRLVRVGARRTIFPLRSGRLYRWGLHCVVCPSRASAAACQAAGIASSRIAVIHDGVDPRRLATADKQRGREKLRKLFDLSPEADSVVFILHVGKLTPAKGQRDLLEAFAAVAPAFPGSLLVLVGDGEERCALEAHIHALGLDGRALLAGFREDVLDLMAGADLFVFPSRQEGLGGAVMEALLLGLPVIASTAGGIPELFEGLQDKSSVVRLVPPDDVTALRDALAQSLQLDPSARCGWGERARAYACERFAASRMVEQTAALLDRLTRENAH, encoded by the coding sequence ATGGTACAATCCCACCCACAAGGCGCCCGATCGCCAACCCAAAGCACCCGGCGGATTGTGCTTTTCTCCAGTCAGGTGACATGGGGAGGTGGCGAGGAGCAGCTTCGCCTGCTGGCCGAAGGCCTAGCGAATTCGGGCTGGACCGTCCTCACCGCGGCCCCTGCCCAAAGCCGCTTGGCCAGGTCTCTTGCGGAAGTGGGACAGGCGGTGACAGCCCTACCCGGCCGCGGACGAAACCCCCGGGCCTGGTGGCAGTTTCGCCGAATCCTGCGAGATTTTCGCCCACGCATTCTCTGGATGAACGATCCCCACGCCATTCTTCATGGACTTGTGGCCGCCTTTGGATTGCGGCTGGTCCGCGTGGGTGCCCGACGGACAATCTTCCCCCTTCGATCGGGACGGCTTTATCGATGGGGGCTCCACTGCGTGGTGTGTCCCTCGCGGGCTTCGGCGGCAGCATGCCAGGCGGCGGGAATCGCCTCCTCGCGGATCGCTGTGATCCATGACGGCGTGGACCCTCGACGCCTGGCTACCGCGGACAAACAACGCGGACGCGAGAAGCTCCGGAAACTGTTCGACCTGTCACCGGAAGCTGATTCAGTGGTCTTCATTCTGCACGTGGGAAAGCTCACTCCCGCCAAAGGACAGAGAGATCTTCTCGAGGCCTTTGCCGCCGTGGCACCGGCCTTTCCGGGAAGTTTGCTCGTGCTGGTCGGTGATGGGGAAGAGCGCTGTGCTCTGGAAGCCCACATTCACGCGCTGGGGCTGGACGGCCGCGCTCTGCTGGCGGGGTTCCGCGAGGACGTGCTCGACCTCATGGCAGGGGCTGATCTCTTCGTTTTTCCATCCCGGCAGGAAGGCCTCGGGGGCGCGGTGATGGAAGCCCTCCTTCTGGGGCTCCCGGTGATCGCCTCCACAGCGGGCGGAATCCCTGAACTATTCGAGGGACTGCAAGACAAGTCCTCTGTAGTCCGCCTGGTACCGCCGGATGACGTAACCGCTTTACGGGATGCGCTCGCCCAATCACTCCAACTGGATCCCAGCGCTCGCTGTGGCTGGGGAGAACGGGCCCGAGCATATGCCTGTGAGCGTTTCGCTGCATCGCGGATGGTGGAGCAGACGGCAGCGCTTTTAGACCGTCTCACGAGAGAAAACGCTCACTGA
- a CDS encoding polysaccharide biosynthesis/export family protein: MRTMKHRCHNAPQYPRQLKYPGLTGRTVLWLALCSCLGLLSSPGCRTMDFYDRGLEQRAAQPELEPPRELAKVSLPAYRLEPPDVVQIEVPKMVPLPPYRLEVYDVLQIDVIGTLIDQPISGYYMVEAEGTVNLGPAYGSVRVVGMTVAEARWAIEAHLRQILRAPEVSVQLARASGLQPISGVYLVSPDGTINLRQYGAVYVAGLTIPEAREAIRRHLSQFLDSPEVSLEVLAYNSKVYYVITEGPGEDDSVIRLPCTGNETVLDAIAQVGGISQVSSKRIWIARPSPAGTGCEQILPVDWNAITRGGNTATNYQILPGDRIFIAHDDMIAFSTWIDKMVSPVERLFGFTGLGASTVRSLQTMGRGYNRTRSGF, encoded by the coding sequence ATGCGAACCATGAAACACCGTTGCCATAATGCCCCTCAATACCCCAGGCAACTCAAATATCCCGGCTTGACGGGCCGAACGGTCCTCTGGCTCGCCCTTTGCAGTTGCCTGGGTTTGCTCTCTTCTCCAGGTTGCCGAACGATGGACTTCTATGACCGCGGCTTGGAGCAGAGGGCCGCCCAGCCGGAGCTCGAACCGCCGCGGGAGCTGGCCAAGGTTTCTCTGCCCGCTTACCGCCTGGAACCGCCGGACGTCGTGCAGATTGAGGTCCCCAAGATGGTTCCCCTGCCCCCCTACCGGCTGGAAGTGTATGACGTACTTCAAATTGACGTCATCGGCACGCTCATTGATCAGCCCATCAGCGGCTACTACATGGTGGAGGCGGAAGGGACGGTGAATCTCGGTCCGGCTTATGGCTCCGTGCGGGTGGTGGGAATGACGGTGGCGGAAGCCCGCTGGGCCATTGAGGCCCATCTGCGGCAGATTCTGCGGGCACCGGAGGTCTCGGTGCAACTTGCGCGGGCGAGTGGCCTCCAACCAATCAGCGGGGTCTATCTGGTGTCCCCGGATGGCACGATCAACCTCCGGCAATATGGGGCGGTGTATGTGGCGGGGCTGACGATCCCGGAAGCCCGCGAGGCCATCCGCCGCCATCTCAGCCAGTTTCTGGATTCCCCCGAGGTGTCTCTGGAGGTGCTGGCTTATAACAGCAAGGTGTATTACGTGATCACAGAGGGACCGGGAGAAGACGACAGCGTGATCCGCCTGCCCTGCACGGGCAACGAGACGGTGCTCGACGCGATCGCCCAGGTGGGCGGGATTTCGCAGGTCTCCAGCAAGCGGATCTGGATTGCCCGACCGTCCCCCGCAGGGACGGGCTGCGAACAGATTCTGCCGGTGGACTGGAATGCCATCACCCGGGGCGGAAACACGGCGACGAACTATCAGATTTTGCCCGGGGATCGGATTTTCATTGCCCACGATGACATGATCGCTTTCAGTACGTGGATCGACAAGATGGTATCGCCGGTGGAGCGGCTGTTCGGGTTCACGGGATTGGGGGCCTCGACAGTTCGCTCGCTGCAGACCATGGGCCGTGGATATAACCGCACCCGCAGCGGATTCTGA
- a CDS encoding flavodoxin family protein, with amino-acid sequence MSYDVSRRDFLRTAGWGSVALSGVLGSSVWAEGPTSPAPIKIVAVSTSPRKGKTTAQGLKIVLDAARAVAPDKIEVVLVELAGLSIPVEPALGLPLPEGVKDDFPAVAEVIADPRLAALIVGSPVHYANVSTLCKAFIDRLGQAFRKEFKLSGKLAGALAVGAARNGGQEYVLHSITRALMCHEMAIVGDGRPTGHFGATLWNSANDDISTDEFGVKTAQDLGRHIAQLALKMAQA; translated from the coding sequence ATGTCTTACGATGTTTCACGGCGTGATTTCCTGCGCACGGCTGGATGGGGCTCGGTCGCACTGAGCGGCGTTCTGGGCAGCAGCGTCTGGGCAGAAGGTCCCACATCGCCTGCTCCCATCAAGATCGTGGCTGTCTCCACAAGTCCCCGCAAGGGCAAAACCACGGCCCAGGGATTGAAGATTGTTCTGGACGCCGCACGGGCTGTGGCTCCCGACAAAATCGAGGTGGTGCTCGTTGAACTGGCAGGGCTTTCCATCCCGGTAGAACCGGCCCTGGGCCTGCCGTTACCCGAAGGCGTCAAAGACGACTTTCCGGCCGTGGCAGAGGTCATTGCGGATCCTCGGCTGGCGGCCTTGATCGTCGGCTCGCCGGTACACTATGCGAATGTCAGCACGCTGTGCAAGGCGTTCATCGACCGACTTGGACAGGCATTCCGAAAAGAATTCAAACTTTCTGGAAAGCTGGCCGGTGCCCTGGCCGTCGGCGCCGCCCGCAATGGGGGACAGGAATATGTCCTCCACTCCATCACGCGAGCTTTGATGTGCCATGAGATGGCGATCGTGGGGGACGGTCGCCCAACCGGTCATTTCGGAGCAACTCTTTGGAACAGCGCCAACGACGACATTTCAACGGACGAATTTGGCGTGAAGACAGCGCAGGACCTCGGCCGACATATCGCCCAACTTGCACTGAAAATGGCCCAAGCGTAA
- a CDS encoding FAD-dependent oxidoreductase, whose product MDRRDFHKTLLTWGAASALTLGNDEAPSETSPPEGEFIVEPAKRLPVRKFDVVIVGGGTAGVVAALAAAAQGAKTALIEAKGYTGGTVTEGGTALHSFFNLWKAFPGVEKKQVVRGFPQRIIDRLIARRACTGHAEMELGFDYDSVCTAVDTEMYKLVTMEMLAEAGVHLFLNTLLVSAIRSGETLVAAVTESRAGREAFVAHSFVDCTAYGDLAAYAGASYTEPNDYPVANSIGVANVNVEKYYEFLKSHDALTELARGWRDGQEGQIVRLEGRAVKLPEGFHREAAEIGMSTVTTTVHDNYFMFIKLNFKMPVSPTNRDAVTAAELELRKRQARAVELFRKYVPGCEKAFIARTAPRLNIRRARCIRCDYDISREEVLEGRHFDDEVYVYGFHDMAPRYQIKNGGTYGMPYRALCVAGLDNLWCAGMMITSDFIAHMSTRNTVSCMAQGQAAGTAAALCALRGLKARALPYRLLRETLEKDDVVFNV is encoded by the coding sequence ATGGACAGGCGAGACTTTCACAAGACGCTTTTAACCTGGGGAGCGGCGAGCGCTCTGACGCTGGGCAACGATGAAGCACCCTCAGAGACTTCGCCTCCAGAAGGGGAGTTTATCGTTGAACCCGCCAAGCGGTTACCGGTCCGAAAGTTCGATGTGGTCATTGTGGGCGGAGGAACGGCAGGGGTTGTCGCAGCACTGGCTGCGGCAGCTCAGGGCGCGAAGACAGCACTCATTGAGGCAAAAGGGTACACCGGCGGAACGGTGACAGAAGGTGGCACCGCACTCCACAGCTTTTTCAATCTGTGGAAGGCGTTTCCCGGCGTGGAGAAAAAGCAGGTGGTGCGTGGGTTCCCGCAGAGAATTATTGACCGGCTTATTGCTCGGAGGGCTTGCACCGGCCACGCGGAAATGGAGCTGGGCTTCGACTATGACTCGGTATGCACCGCCGTTGATACCGAGATGTACAAACTTGTCACCATGGAAATGCTGGCCGAGGCCGGCGTCCATCTTTTCCTCAACACCCTCCTTGTGAGCGCCATCCGGTCGGGCGAGACCCTCGTTGCCGCGGTCACCGAAAGCCGCGCCGGCCGAGAGGCCTTTGTGGCCCACTCTTTCGTGGACTGTACCGCTTATGGCGACCTCGCCGCTTACGCCGGTGCCAGTTACACAGAACCCAACGATTACCCGGTTGCCAACAGCATTGGGGTGGCGAATGTCAACGTGGAGAAGTACTACGAATTTCTCAAGTCTCACGACGCTCTTACAGAGCTTGCCCGCGGATGGCGCGACGGCCAGGAGGGGCAAATTGTGCGGTTGGAAGGGCGGGCGGTCAAGCTGCCGGAAGGATTCCATCGTGAGGCCGCTGAGATCGGCATGTCCACGGTCACCACCACGGTGCATGACAATTACTTCATGTTCATCAAACTCAACTTCAAGATGCCGGTGAGTCCCACAAACCGCGACGCCGTAACAGCGGCCGAGTTAGAACTGCGGAAGCGTCAGGCCCGCGCGGTGGAACTTTTCCGAAAATACGTTCCCGGATGCGAAAAAGCATTCATCGCTCGGACGGCTCCGCGTCTGAATATTCGCCGCGCCCGCTGCATCCGATGTGATTACGACATCTCGCGTGAAGAGGTCCTCGAAGGACGTCACTTCGACGATGAGGTCTACGTCTACGGATTCCATGATATGGCTCCGCGGTATCAAATCAAAAATGGTGGCACGTATGGCATGCCCTATCGCGCGCTGTGTGTGGCCGGTCTGGACAATCTGTGGTGCGCTGGAATGATGATCACCTCGGACTTCATCGCCCATATGTCCACCCGGAACACGGTTTCCTGCATGGCCCAGGGACAGGCCGCCGGTACGGCAGCAGCCCTGTGCGCTTTGCGAGGATTGAAGGCGAGGGCTTTGCCCTACCGCCTCCTGCGCGAGACCCTCGAAAAAGATGATGTGGTATTCAACGTTTGA